The following are from one region of the Candidatus Neomarinimicrobiota bacterium genome:
- a CDS encoding heme exporter protein CcmB, with amino-acid sequence MMQTAISIVKKDLRMEFRSKESILAMWIFSLLIFVIFNFTFEVSRLVMLEIAPGLLWVAFVFSGMFGLNQSFSLEKENGNLRAMALMPVDGGQIYVGKFLSVTIIMLMFEALIFPIFIIFYDLQLSVGMFMLIPVILAGTIGFTSLGTILSAVAVHTRNQQILLSLLLWPLVSPIIIWSVSLSGMVLSGEVTEAFYPLLLRVGAFDVIFFTLSYMLFDFILED; translated from the coding sequence ATGATGCAGACAGCCATCTCAATTGTAAAAAAAGATCTCCGCATGGAGTTCAGATCCAAAGAGAGTATTCTGGCCATGTGGATATTCTCCCTGCTCATATTCGTCATTTTCAATTTCACATTTGAAGTATCCAGGTTGGTTATGCTTGAGATAGCTCCAGGACTACTCTGGGTGGCATTTGTTTTCTCAGGTATGTTTGGTCTCAATCAATCCTTTTCTCTGGAAAAAGAGAATGGGAATCTTCGAGCAATGGCCTTGATGCCTGTTGATGGCGGGCAGATTTATGTGGGAAAATTTTTAAGCGTTACCATCATCATGCTCATGTTTGAGGCCTTAATCTTCCCCATATTTATCATCTTTTATGATCTTCAGCTTTCTGTGGGTATGTTCATGCTTATTCCAGTCATTCTTGCTGGAACCATAGGATTTACAAGCCTGGGAACCATACTGTCTGCAGTTGCTGTCCATACGAGGAATCAGCAGATTCTGTTATCCCTCTTATTATGGCCCCTGGTTTCACCAATTATCATCTGGTCCGTTTCATTGAGCGGTATGGTGTTGAGCGGTGAAGTTACAGAGGCTTTTTATCCACTTCTTTTAAGGGTTGGAGCATTTGATGTTATCTTCTTCACGCTCTCCTATATGCTCTTTGATTTCATTTTAGAAGATTAG
- a CDS encoding CcmD family protein: MDAFVYLFLAYGFIWLGIFGFIWYMNKKVDLLNQEMTLLKELIDQKK, encoded by the coding sequence ATGGACGCTTTTGTATATTTATTTCTAGCCTACGGCTTCATCTGGCTGGGAATTTTTGGATTTATATGGTATATGAATAAAAAAGTGGATCTCCTAAATCAGGAAATGACACTCCTAAAAGAGCTTATCGACCAAAAGAAATAG
- the hpt gene encoding hypoxanthine phosphoribosyltransferase, which translates to MNTRVVENMGKYTGQVLEEVFSREVIEKRIDELAKQISTDYAGKVPILIGVLNGSVFFLADLAKRLEIDCEMDFIKVSSYHSGTQSSGTVRLLKDISCIITDRDVIIVEDIIDSGLTARFLKHRILENQPASVAFATLLFKPECLKLEFEAEYVGFEVADRFLVGYGLDLDQKFRNLPSIWAFPVNMNL; encoded by the coding sequence ATGAATACGCGAGTAGTGGAAAACATGGGTAAATACACCGGTCAGGTTTTAGAGGAAGTCTTTTCCCGTGAAGTCATCGAGAAACGAATTGATGAGCTGGCCAAGCAAATATCCACCGATTATGCTGGCAAGGTACCGATATTAATTGGTGTCTTGAATGGCTCTGTCTTTTTTCTGGCAGACCTTGCAAAAAGACTTGAAATTGATTGTGAGATGGATTTCATCAAAGTTTCCTCATATCATTCTGGAACCCAATCGTCCGGGACAGTTCGACTTCTTAAAGATATTAGCTGTATTATCACCGATCGCGATGTGATTATTGTTGAAGATATCATTGACAGTGGACTTACAGCCAGATTCTTGAAACATAGAATTCTCGAAAATCAACCTGCTTCCGTTGCCTTCGCCACACTGCTTTTTAAACCTGAATGTCTCAAGCTGGAGTTTGAAGCTGAGTATGTTGGTTTTGAAGTAGCAGACCGCTTCCTCGTAGGCTATGGTTTGGATCTTGACCAAAAGTTCAGGAACTTACCCTCGATCTGGGCATTTCCTGTAAATATGAATTTGTAA
- the ccsA gene encoding cytochrome c biogenesis protein CcsA: protein MRSKIDKVLLVILFIAFLMSIYLIFQWVPQIKASNPAEQIAQRIFYFHVPSAWLGFLAFFVVFGGSVAYLATRDRKYELISVASAEIGVLFITLVLITGPIWAKPVWGIWWTWDVRLTSSLILWLIYVAYLMLRRYLPDGSKRANLSAVVGIIGFIDVPIVYYSIRWWETQHPKAVMASSEGSLAAPMFFTFMFSLATFTLLYVYLIRKRYQLLSLEDTLNKQFKEMEIL from the coding sequence ATGAGATCCAAAATTGATAAAGTACTACTCGTGATACTATTCATTGCGTTCCTTATGAGTATCTATTTAATTTTTCAATGGGTGCCTCAAATAAAGGCCTCTAATCCGGCTGAACAGATCGCCCAGCGCATATTCTATTTTCATGTTCCCAGCGCCTGGCTCGGCTTTCTAGCCTTCTTTGTGGTCTTCGGTGGCAGTGTTGCCTACCTGGCGACCCGGGACCGCAAATACGAGTTAATCTCAGTGGCATCTGCGGAAATTGGAGTTCTCTTCATCACACTGGTTTTGATTACTGGTCCTATCTGGGCAAAACCGGTTTGGGGAATCTGGTGGACCTGGGATGTACGTTTGACTTCATCGTTGATATTATGGCTCATCTATGTCGCTTATCTCATGTTGCGCCGCTATCTGCCGGACGGGAGTAAACGAGCTAACCTCTCCGCTGTGGTGGGCATTATTGGCTTTATTGATGTTCCCATTGTCTATTATTCAATTCGCTGGTGGGAGACGCAACATCCCAAGGCAGTTATGGCCAGTAGCGAAGGTAGTTTAGCAGCTCCAATGTTTTTTACATTTATGTTTTCACTGGCAACATTTACGCTTCTGTATGTGTATTTGATTCGCAAACGCTATCAGTTGTTGAGTCTTGAGGACACCCTAAATAAGCAGTTTAAAGAAATGGAGATTTTATAA
- the tilS gene encoding tRNA lysidine(34) synthetase TilS has translation MLTSTLFRQYCLSSDWYKPQLKVLVACSGGMDSTVLLHLLRDVPHIQLGIVHFDHQLRGAESDQDRGFVKQLGSDLGFQVYTISEDIQDYAKLNGLSLEEAGSVRRRSTFLALRDQLGYDYVASGQHLDDQIETILMNLYQGTGIQGLAGISERANSFIRPLLNYTRDEIQVFSDEHKLDYCTDRSNADISFLRNNIRANLIPGLSNDIDDRLRTAIEGIFREGQVINRLIETSVEDVDIKGFRADYAPKIALGLGELPDYFSPIQKAIFDRAFQSISLMPQGISSKHFHALKSLFSDNSIGKEVQLPASVTAVRDRGGITLFKPSDYQWSSTVLSGTSQVRFPFFQVDYTTSILEDHIQDPAYLWYMDALDSYKIRIAETGDRMIVDVSGRTISINQILQSAHVAPHLKTFYPIVERQGEIIWVPGIRTAPSAMVSEEIIKESRSKHCMKVEFQKGTFE, from the coding sequence ATGTTAACCAGCACTTTATTTCGTCAATACTGCCTGTCATCGGACTGGTATAAACCCCAACTCAAAGTCTTGGTGGCTTGTTCAGGAGGTATGGACTCTACAGTGCTCCTTCATCTGCTACGTGATGTCCCTCATATTCAACTTGGCATTGTTCATTTTGATCATCAGCTACGTGGAGCTGAGAGTGATCAGGATAGGGGATTTGTCAAGCAACTGGGTTCGGATCTCGGATTTCAGGTGTATACTATCTCGGAAGATATTCAAGATTACGCTAAATTAAATGGCTTGAGCCTTGAAGAAGCCGGGAGTGTTAGACGCCGATCGACCTTCCTGGCGTTACGGGACCAATTGGGATATGACTATGTCGCTTCAGGCCAACATTTGGACGATCAAATTGAAACCATCCTGATGAATTTATATCAGGGAACTGGTATTCAAGGGTTGGCAGGAATCAGTGAAAGGGCCAATAGTTTTATCCGGCCCCTGTTGAATTACACTCGTGATGAAATCCAGGTCTTTTCGGATGAACATAAGCTTGATTATTGCACTGACCGGTCTAATGCAGATATATCCTTTTTAAGAAATAATATCAGGGCAAATCTTATTCCTGGACTGAGTAATGATATTGATGATCGGTTACGAACTGCTATCGAAGGAATATTTCGTGAGGGGCAGGTTATAAATCGATTGATAGAAACTAGTGTAGAAGATGTTGATATAAAAGGATTTAGAGCTGATTATGCCCCGAAAATAGCATTAGGATTGGGAGAGCTCCCCGACTATTTTTCGCCGATCCAAAAGGCGATTTTTGACAGAGCTTTTCAATCAATTTCTTTGATGCCACAGGGAATCTCATCCAAGCATTTCCATGCTTTGAAATCATTGTTTAGTGACAATTCAATTGGAAAGGAAGTACAGCTTCCGGCTTCAGTAACGGCTGTTCGTGATAGAGGGGGAATAACACTATTCAAACCATCGGATTATCAGTGGTCAAGTACAGTACTATCAGGTACGAGTCAGGTTAGGTTTCCATTCTTTCAGGTCGATTATACCACATCCATTCTTGAAGATCATATTCAAGATCCTGCTTACCTCTGGTACATGGATGCGTTAGACTCATACAAAATACGTATTGCAGAAACAGGGGATAGAATGATAGTCGATGTATCAGGTAGAACTATATCTATTAACCAGATCCTGCAATCAGCACATGTAGCTCCTCATCTGAAAACATTTTATCCAATTGTTGAACGTCAGGGTGAAATCATATGGGTGCCGGGCATCCGTACAGCACCATCCGCAATGGTTTCAGAAGAAATAATCAAAGAGAGTAGATCAAAGCACTGTATGAAGGTAGAATTTCAAAAGGGAACGTTCGAATGA